In Natronococcus occultus SP4, the following proteins share a genomic window:
- a CDS encoding VNG_1110C family protein, protein MPEPSQLRDSTQIVLPRETVESIEPRLDEEFTVTVVPEDEDRCRIVGSPVEIKDVSEFLTRRGIAVE, encoded by the coding sequence ATGCCGGAACCGTCGCAGTTGCGCGATAGTACCCAGATCGTGCTCCCCCGCGAGACGGTCGAGTCCATCGAGCCACGACTCGACGAGGAGTTTACCGTTACCGTGGTTCCGGAGGACGAGGACCGCTGTCGGATCGTCGGCAGTCCGGTCGAGATCAAGGACGTCAGCGAGTTCCTCACTCGACGCGGGATCGCGGTCGAGTAG